The genomic region CAGGCTCGGCTGATAGCGGCTGGCCGGGACCGCCAGCCCCAGAGCCTCATGGGGGCGTTCGAAGTTATAGCTCTGGCGAAAGCCGTCGAATCGGTCCTGACACTGGGCGAGGTCCCGCAAGGGCTGCACCCGCAGACATTCTACCGCCAAGGTCCGATGGAAGCGCTCGTCCTTGCCTTGGGTCTGTGGGTGGTAGGGCCGCGAGTGGCTCACCCCAATCCCCAGTCGAATGAGCCAGACGGTCACTGGCGTGAGCGGGTGCGTCGGATCCGCGCCCCAGGGCGACCCGTGATCCATCGTCATGCGCTCGGGCAGGCCATAGCGACGGAAGGCCGCCGTCAAGGCGTGCTGGACCGTCTCCCCCTGCTCATTGGCACAGGCGCGCAACACGAGATTGAAGCGCGAGTGGTCGTCCAGCACCGTCAGCGGGTGGCACCGTCCGCGCTCCAGCGCCACATGGCCCTTGAAGTCCATCTGCCAGAGCTGATTCGGAGCTGCATGTTCAAAGCGGGTGAACGCGGTGTGCTTTCGCGACTCCGCCGGATCGATACGCCCATACCGGTGCAGGATCGCGGTGAGCGTGCTGGGCGCCGGGACGTCCCGGTAGCCCAGATCGCGCAGGCGCCGCTGCAGCTTCCGGCCGCCCCACGCCGGGTGCGCCTCCCGCAACGCGAGGACCGTCGCCTCCATGGCGTCGGACGTCCGCCAGGGCGACCTCAGCGGCCGACGCGAGCGGTCGGCCAGTCCCACCGCGCCCTCGGCCGCACACCGGGCCAGCCACTTGTAGCCGGTTTTGCGGCTGATCCGAAAGCGCCGGCACACCTCACTGAGGTTGACCGTTCCGTGCTGGATCATTGTGACGAACTCCTGACGCAACGACATTGTCGACACCTCTTGCCAGGGCATGGGCGCTCCTCCTTTCGGAGCCTATCATGCCTGAACGGTGTCACCCATGTCTCCGAACATGTGTTACCTATGTCCCCAGTCTATACAACGGCGGGGGGAGACCATTGAGGATGTCAGAGAGATACGGGAGGACCAGACCCTCCGGCAGGCGCTCGACCTGCTACCCCTCCCCTCCTCCTCCGCCATCGAGGACTGGCTCAAGCGGATGGGGCGCGGGGGTGGCCCTCCAGGGGATGGCCCAGGTCAACACGGCGATTGCCCAGCGGGTGCTCACGTACGATGACCGCACGGGGTACACCCTGCTGGTCGATCCTACCATCATCGCGGCCGAGAAGCGCGAAGCCGAGATGACCTACCTCGGCGTCACAGGCTACCGGCCTGTGCTGGCCACACTCCAGGAGCTTGGCCTGGTCATCGCCTACGAGTTC from Candidatus Methylomirabilota bacterium harbors:
- a CDS encoding IS481 family transposase, whose protein sequence is MPWQEVSTMSLRQEFVTMIQHGTVNLSEVCRRFRISRKTGYKWLARCAAEGAVGLADRSRRPLRSPWRTSDAMEATVLALREAHPAWGGRKLQRRLRDLGYRDVPAPSTLTAILHRYGRIDPAESRKHTAFTRFEHAAPNQLWQMDFKGHVALERGRCHPLTVLDDHSRFNLVLRACANEQGETVQHALTAAFRRYGLPERMTMDHGSPWGADPTHPLTPVTVWLIRLGIGVSHSRPYHPQTQGKDERFHRTLAVECLRVQPLRDLAQCQDRFDGFRQSYNFERPHEALGLAVPASRYQPSLRAFPEVLPPIEYGPGDAVRKVQAKGELFYRGQVFRVSKALRGSPVALRPTPVDGRLAVYFCHYRVTEIDLRYPEEQS
- a CDS encoding transposase; amino-acid sequence: MSERYGRTRPSGRRSTCYPSPPPPPSRTGSSGWGAGVALQGMAQVNTAIAQRVLTYDDRTGYTLLVDPTIIAAEKREAEMTYLGVTGYRPVLATLQELGLVIAYEFKEGNDNGGRVEILRQAFQNLPSGKRIETVLVDAEYYTDDVMTYLTGQGVRWAMGADKGAAVKAAITVLPEEAWRPLKTQEGMTTDREVAETV